GTCCAGTTTGGGAAACCCACAGCTCCATGAGCCCGTCGGGTCCCAACTCGTTTGGGCAACCGGAACCTCTGTTGTCAACATTTCGCCGGCGCTCTCACACCATGGACAGTCAGCTGGGAACCAACCAACCTGATTACATTGACCGCAGTCAAGAAAGGACACCTCGATTTATGGCAGGAGTCGTCACTGTCTGCCCTACAAGTCGACGGAACCCGGCTAACCCCTTAAACAAGTCATACAAGATAGAGAGTCCAACGTCCTATCTGCGGCGGGTTCATGTTACTCCCGAGTTAGCTCAGGGTAAACACTGGACGCACCCTAGCGATCCTCGGGGGCCACGAGACGTTGTAACCTCACCAACGTTCCTCAGGCAtgcagctaatgctaacaacacaggtGTGTCCTATTTTCATCACAAGTGACAGAATCAGGAGAGTTCTTTAGAAGTACTTTCATGAATATTTCCGCACACAGAGGAGACCCAAAGGCGAGCAGGAGCTCTGGAGGACATACAAAAGCGGCTGGAAGAAGAACATGCCTTGCAGATGTCCATGCTCCTGGCTGAGCAGGAAAAAGAGCAACAGCGTCTGCGTCTGGTGAGCAAACAGCGTAATGACCAGTTTTTGATTGTATTCCCTTTAAATACGGTGTTTTCTATTATGAATATCAATTGTTTAATAGTTTTCAGTCGGTTCCTGTTCCTGCCGACTGCCATTCCTGTGGCAATTGTCATTAGTGGGCATGGACTGtcataaattatattttatttattttacttcagTTAGGATTGAGCCCTATTAATTAGCTAAACAAACAAATGGCATAACCAGGAACAAGAACCCCAGAGCAGAACTATGTTGCTATGTTGCTTTTTGTGTATAAAAACACCATTATATTTGTTCTTGTACAAGGATCTCGAAGAAGCTGAAAGAAGACTTAAAGAGCAGGAGTCTGTGCATTCCCAGAACTCTGCTACTTGGAACGGACTTCCAGCTGGGATAAGTCCAACTAATGCCTCAGTTGAAAGATCACCGGGACACAGTATAGGTAGCACATTAACAAACTCAGTGATTGCATTAATTAAGATTAATAACTTTGTTGCGTGTGTCCCATTCCAGGTTTTCCTAGTCCCATCAGTTGTGATTTTACCCCTCCCTCTCTCCAGTCCCCTGTTTATATTCGAGGGCCCATTTGGGCGGCGAGCAAACTTCATGCAAGGGAAAGTCaggtgactgtgtgtgtgtgtgtgtgtgtgtgtttgtgtgtgtgcgtgttcactGTGAAATTACAGTATTTTCTGTAACCTTTTTCATGCTTCCTCACTGTTTTACTTTTGTGTGTACTGACTTGCAGGTTCTGACAACAGAACAACAGAGAGCATTGTGTCGAATTGGCGCCATTGCCCGTGGCTTCCTCATACGACGATTGCTGAAAACGCACAAGATCAAATATCTGCGTCAAACCATCATGGTGAGTCCCAAAGACAACGCAATATTCACAAAATAATGAGGATTTTTTGGATTTGTAAGTCGTGGAATCTAAAGATTCCTGTTGCCCGTTGTGTCTGCAAGCTTATGTAGACCAGAAGGGTAGTTACatccaccaaccccacccatgtATTCATCTTTACTGTTAAAACTATAAAGCCTCAATTGACTGAGCACACTTCAAAGGACAGGTAGATCCTCTTCCAGCATCATTAAGGGCCACTATGTGAACCACTACACCACAAAAAGCGTCTGTCAGGCTAAGACCCAGATTGTACGTGGTTACCAACCTCCtgcacatttaaaatgtttgtctATTGATTGTTTGTTGCTGAAAATCCATGTAAAAAAACAGAACTGAGCCAAAATCTCGATTTCCTAGTCCCTGTGTTCAGTAGTATTTGAGTACTGTGTGCATTTGACTTTAAATTTCTCACACAAGACTAAATTGTTTTATTCTAAATATGTAATGTATGTCCTCACAGGATACAAAGGCGTTCATTAGTTCCTTTCACACTGAAGGTCCACCGAAAAAAGTCTCGGAACAAGATCTTTGTTTACAAGAAAGAGTTCGAGCGCAGGTATGGCTGTGCATTACCTCGCAATCcgcaaaaaaatgttgttttgtttttgtttatacatTGCCGTTTCATTCCTCCAGTTACGCGCAGCCCTTTATGACATCAATGAAATCTTCTTTGAAATGCCTCTGAAGGATCGATTAGCACTGCTGCAGCAAGACAGAGAGCTCTGTGTTGAAAAGAAGTTACGAGACATGGTAATCAATGGTGCATCATGGGTTCACTCCAGTTGCCAACACGCTAACACGCTCGTTGATAGCATACTCGCGGTATTTGAATGTAATTTGTTCAGCTTTATTTGTAATGTGTCCCATGTGTAGTGCATTTAATGACATTTCTAATACAACTTACATACAAGCTCAAACGaaatctcgttgacatgtatgacttaagtgttattcatgacaatgacaataaaggaattgattgattgattgattaaacttaATGTTCGACAAAAAGTATGTTAAACCAAATGGCTTACAATCAAATTAGTCATTCTCTAGCCGTACCAAACCATAGTACTTTTTTAACATGGGGGAATGGTTACAAACTCCCAAAGTTACTATGTTTTATAGGGCATGTCCTTCAGTACATTTGTGCGTTTAGCTTTGGAAATAACTCACATTTCCAGCTTAATAACTTGAATTTTTATTGCATAAATGTGCAGGACAAAACTAAGAGTCATAAGGAAAAGGTGATTCTGTCTGCTGCCACGCAAAGGTCTCTGGACCGGAAAAAGAGGTAACTTGGGAAATtaagacttttatttttttcaccaaaTGTTTAACATCCAGTTGAGTGATGTTACTGTGGACTTTCGTTCAGGGAGGGGGAATCACCAGGACAGGCTAGAAAGGTGATGCAGAAGCCAAAAAGTCCAACCCCTAACAGGTACTGGAAATGTATATTGATGAGTACATATTTTAAGAAGTAATTTGCGTACGTTACACTGATATCTGTATCCATGCATagctttcttcttctacttttttGTCTTTTCTGGTTCTCTTCTTTGTACTTGTCATGTGCCAAAAACCTCAGATCTACACTGATTTATTTCATTCCTAGAGTTCAGA
The DNA window shown above is from Nerophis ophidion isolate RoL-2023_Sa linkage group LG23, RoL_Noph_v1.0, whole genome shotgun sequence and carries:
- the LOC133541392 gene encoding centriolar coiled-coil protein of 110 kDa-like isoform X1 gives rise to the protein MLSIQFNRCIHSVWSCVRQKMDRYEEFCLQSMSMLQEEGKFKKTCEPLTRSHSVILFHGKAVLSPLLNDEQRHEMCNYRKMAVQLEADQRNQQRNKLPVQVQDILTSCNVQSVEPASKETQDGNKPACKVHLWKDEVQKSSVSKSAAVSGYTLVTDSPGLPKDPGIGTGLQPISPVVPIGLITNGNVKVDTEDKSDEEDMSMDSLLKQTKDEHVRKDQTRDGSKGLLPTSEAITEIKSPKSGVEFGFSLHHSPLSPPQTLIHQTVYDFPQSASPCIPDRYIRRPNPESSCRRKPRPFSTGNIHISFLSMPGEGSELSDREEAPCPDHWSSVGGESFPNRKGSRQSTLCTNSPVWETHSSMSPSGPNSFGQPEPLLSTFRRRSHTMDSQLGTNQPDYIDRSQERTPRFMAGVVTVCPTSRRNPANPLNKSYKIESPTSYLRRVHVTPELAQGKHWTHPSDPRGPRDVVTSPTFLRHAANANNTEETQRRAGALEDIQKRLEEEHALQMSMLLAEQEKEQQRLRLDLEEAERRLKEQESVHSQNSATWNGLPAGISPTNASVERSPGHSIGFPSPISCDFTPPSLQSPVYIRGPIWAASKLHARESQVLTTEQQRALCRIGAIARGFLIRRLLKTHKIKYLRQTIMDTKAFISSFHTEGPPKKVSEQDLCLQERVRAQLRAALYDINEIFFEMPLKDRLALLQQDRELCVEKKLRDMDKTKSHKEKVILSAATQRSLDRKKREGESPGQARKVMQKPKSPTPNRVQKSSQVQKSIPSQLNRQGSWYKKTPETRVKRMDNLKNLKKQHSLG
- the LOC133541392 gene encoding centriolar coiled-coil protein of 110 kDa-like isoform X3; translated protein: MLSIQFNRCIHSVWSCVRQKMDRYEEFCLQSMSMLQEEGKFKKTCEPLTRSHSVILFHGKAVLSPLLNDEQRHEMCNYRKMAVQLEADQRNQQRNKLPVQVQDILTSCNVQSVEPASKETQDGNKPACKVHLWKDEVQKSSVSKSAAVSGYTLVTDSPGLPKDPGIGTGLQPISPVVPIGLITNGNVKVDTEDKSDEEDMSMDSLLKQTKDEHVRKDQTRDGSKGLLPTSEAITEIKSPKSGVEFGFSLHHSPLSPPQTLIHQTVYDFPQSASPCIPDRYIRRPNPESSCRRKPRPFSTGNIHISFLSMPGEGSELSDREEAPCPDHWSSVGGESFPNRKGSRQSTLCTNSPVWETHSSMSPSGPNSFGQPEPLLSTFRRRSHTMDSQLGTNQPDYIDRSQERTPRFMAGVVTVCPTSRRNPANPLNKSYKIESPTSYLRRVHVTPELAQGKHWTHPSDPRGPRDVVTSPTFLRHAANANNTEETQRRAGALEDIQKRLEEEHALQMSMLLAEQEKEQQRLRLDLEEAERRLKEQESVHSQNSATWNGLPAGISPTNASVERSPGHSIGFPSPISCDFTPPSLQSPVYIRGPIWAASKLHARESQVLTTEQQRALCRIGAIARGFLIRRLLKTHKIKYLRQTIMDTKAFISSFHTEGPPKKVSEQDLCLQERVRAQLRAALYDINEIFFEMPLKDRLALLQQDRELCVEKKLRDMDKTKSHKEKVILSAATQRSLDRKKREGESPGQARKVMQKPKSPTPNRVQKSSQVQKSIPSQLNRQG
- the LOC133541392 gene encoding uncharacterized protein LOC133541392 isoform X4: MCNYRKMAVQLEADQRNQQRNKLPVQVQDILTSCNVQSVEPASKETQDGNKPACKVHLWKDEVQKSSVSKSAAVSGYTLVTDSPGLPKDPGIGTGLQPISPVVPIGLITNGNVKVDTEDKSDEEDMSMDSLLKQTKDEHVRKDQTRDGSKGLLPTSEAITEIKSPKSGVEFGFSLHHSPLSPPQTLIHQTVYDFPQSASPCIPDRYIRRPNPESSCRRKPRPFSTGNIHISFLSMPGEGSELSDREEAPCPDHWSSVGGESFPNRKGSRQSTLCTNSPVWETHSSMSPSGPNSFGQPEPLLSTFRRRSHTMDSQLGTNQPDYIDRSQERTPRFMAGVVTVCPTSRRNPANPLNKSYKIESPTSYLRRVHVTPELAQGKHWTHPSDPRGPRDVVTSPTFLRHAANANNTEETQRRAGALEDIQKRLEEEHALQMSMLLAEQEKEQQRLRLDLEEAERRLKEQESVHSQNSATWNGLPAGISPTNASVERSPGHSIGFPSPISCDFTPPSLQSPVYIRGPIWAASKLHARESQVLTTEQQRALCRIGAIARGFLIRRLLKTHKIKYLRQTIMDTKAFISSFHTEGPPKKVSEQDLCLQERVRAQLRAALYDINEIFFEMPLKDRLALLQQDRELCVEKKLRDMDKTKSHKEKVILSAATQRSLDRKKREGESPGQARKVMQKPKSPTPNRVQKSSQVQKSIPSQLNRQGSWYKKTPETRVKRMDNLKNLKKQHSLG
- the LOC133541392 gene encoding centriolar coiled-coil protein of 110 kDa-like isoform X2, whose protein sequence is MDRYEEFCLQSMSMLQEEGKFKKTCEPLTRSHSVILFHGKAVLSPLLNDEQRHEMCNYRKMAVQLEADQRNQQRNKLPVQVQDILTSCNVQSVEPASKETQDGNKPACKVHLWKDEVQKSSVSKSAAVSGYTLVTDSPGLPKDPGIGTGLQPISPVVPIGLITNGNVKVDTEDKSDEEDMSMDSLLKQTKDEHVRKDQTRDGSKGLLPTSEAITEIKSPKSGVEFGFSLHHSPLSPPQTLIHQTVYDFPQSASPCIPDRYIRRPNPESSCRRKPRPFSTGNIHISFLSMPGEGSELSDREEAPCPDHWSSVGGESFPNRKGSRQSTLCTNSPVWETHSSMSPSGPNSFGQPEPLLSTFRRRSHTMDSQLGTNQPDYIDRSQERTPRFMAGVVTVCPTSRRNPANPLNKSYKIESPTSYLRRVHVTPELAQGKHWTHPSDPRGPRDVVTSPTFLRHAANANNTEETQRRAGALEDIQKRLEEEHALQMSMLLAEQEKEQQRLRLDLEEAERRLKEQESVHSQNSATWNGLPAGISPTNASVERSPGHSIGFPSPISCDFTPPSLQSPVYIRGPIWAASKLHARESQVLTTEQQRALCRIGAIARGFLIRRLLKTHKIKYLRQTIMDTKAFISSFHTEGPPKKVSEQDLCLQERVRAQLRAALYDINEIFFEMPLKDRLALLQQDRELCVEKKLRDMDKTKSHKEKVILSAATQRSLDRKKREGESPGQARKVMQKPKSPTPNRVQKSSQVQKSIPSQLNRQGSWYKKTPETRVKRMDNLKNLKKQHSLG